The Cyprinus carpio isolate SPL01 chromosome A5, ASM1834038v1, whole genome shotgun sequence genome has a segment encoding these proteins:
- the LOC109088112 gene encoding mothers against decapentaplegic homolog 4: MSVSSTPTSNDACLSIVHSLMCHRQGGESESFSKRAIESLVKKLKEKKDELDSLITAITTNGAHPSKCVTIQRTLDGRLQVAGRKGFPHVIYTRLWRWPDLHKNELKHVKYCQFAFDLKCDNVCVNPYHYERVVSPSIDLSVLTLGGPGPSVDALVKDEFDAQPSHSAADGGHSIQTIQHTASSSAPHDAFNSPALLPPADSTSSASSSAFTSMAAGPANAPSSWPRGSSFPPSIPNQNVHLQHHPPLPHTGQYWSVHNELALQPPISTHPAPDYWCSIAYFEMDIQVGETFKVPSNCPVVTVDGYVDPSGGDRFCLGQLSNVHRTEAIERARLHIGKGVQLECKGEGDVWVHCLSDHAVFVQSYYLDREAGRAPGDAVHKIYPSAYIKVFDLRQCHRQMQQQAATAQAAAAAQAAAVAGNIPGPFSVRHIPPYNRDS; this comes from the exons ATGTCCGTCTCCAGCACTCCCACCAGTAATGATGCCTGTCTGAGCATCGTCCACAGTCTCATGTGCCATCGGCAGGGAGGAGAGAGCGAGTCCTTCTCCAAACGAGCGATAGAGAGCTTGGTGAAGAAGCTGAAGGAGAAGAAGGATGAGTTAGACTCTCTGATCACTGCCATCACTACGAACGGAGCTCATCCCAGTAAATGTGTGACTATACAGCGCACGCTCGATGGTAGACTGCAG GTGGCCGGTCGTAAAGGATTTCCTCATGTTATATACACACGGCTGTGGCGATGGCCGGACCTGCACAAGAACGAGCTGAAACATGTGAAATACTGCCAGTTTGCCTTTGACCTGAAATGCGACAACGTGTGTGTGAACCCGTACCACTACGAGAGGGTGGTGTCTCCAAGCATCG ATCTGTCTGTTCTGACTCTGGGCGGCCCAG GTCCGAGTGTAGATGCCCTGGTGAAGGATGAATTCGATGCTCAGCCGTCTCATTCTGCTGCTGATGGAGGTCACAGTATTCAAACCATCCAGCACACAGCCTCTTCCTCTGCCCCGCACGACGCTTTCAACAGCCCCGCCCTCCTGCCGCCAGCCGACTCCACAAGCTCCGCCTCCTCGTCTGCATTCACCAGTATGGCTGCAGGTCCAGCCA ATGCCCCCAGCTCATGGCCCAGAGGAAGCAGTTTTCCTCCCAGCATCCCTAATCAGAACGTCCACCTGCAGCAccaccctcctcttcctcatacGGGCCAGTACT GGTCAGTCCATAATGAGCTGGCGTTGCAGCCGCCCATATCCACGCATCCAG CTCCAGATTACTGGTGCTCGATTGCGTACTTTGAGATGGACATTCAGGTGGGCGAGACGTTTAAGGTGCCGTCTAACTGTCCCGTCGTGACGGTGGACGGTTATGTTGACCCGTCGGGTGGAGATCGCTTCTGTCTCGGCCAGCTGAGTAACGTACATCGCACAGAGGCCATCGAGAGAGCCAG GCTTCACATCGGTAAAGGTGTTCAGCTGGAGTGTAAAGGAGAGGGTGACGTGTGGGTGCACTGCCTCAGTGACCACGCTGTGTTTGTCCAGAGCTATTATCTGGACCGCGAGGCTGGACGAGCTCCGGGTGACGCCGTCCACAAGATTTACCCCAGTGCCTACATCAAG GTGTTTGATCTGCGTCAGTGTCATCGGCAGATGCAGCAGCAGGCGGCGACGGCTCAGGCTGCAGCAGCTGCGCAGGCGGCTGCGGTGGCGGGAAACATCCCGGGCCCATTCTCTGTGAGACACATCCCCCCCTATAACAGAGACTCATAA
- the elac1 gene encoding zinc phosphodiesterase ELAC protein 1, with product MLIERVRRCRCILTDLTLLVVTCTQNSTMSMDLTFLGTGSAYPSPSRGASALVLRTEGESWLFDCGEGTQTQLMRSSLKASKITKVFISHLHGDHLFGLPGLLCTISLNSNPQPDQPPPCVDIYGPRGLRHFLRVALELSSSQLLFPYAVHELEPSDEQCPAEGRLSPALTASSDTLHPQERPGRTVQLDPHTECYHLIQDKQFVVKAFKLYHRVPSFGFSVEERERPGRLNTDLLKELGLKPGPLYGCLKNGESVTLDSGRVLTAGEVLEPPLKGRKVCVFGDCSAPLGEGFKRACQGADVLVHEATLEDGQQEKAVEHGHSTPSMAAAAALACGAQTLVLHHFSQRYKPQTLRRDGDDDDITELKRQAELVLQGSQTEVILAEDFLTLPVALKKNLSQ from the exons ATGTTGATCGAGCGCGTGAGACGGTGCCGGTGTATTTTAACAGACTTAACGTTGTTAGTCGTCACATGCACGCAAAACAGCACCATGTCCATGGACCTCACGTTCCTCGGGACCGGCTCCGCGTATCCGTCTCCCAGTCGCGGCGCGTCTGCGCTGGTGTTGAGGACTGAAGGGGAAAGCTGGCTGTTTGACTGCGGAGAGGGAACACAGACTCAGCTCATGAGGAGTTCTCTTAAAGCGA GCAAAATCACCAAAGTGTTCATATCTCACCTCCATGGTGATCATCTCTTCGGTCTTCCTGGTTTGCTGTGCACCATCAGCCTGAACTCAAACCCCCAGCCGGATCAGCCTCCTCCCTGCGTGGACATCTACGGCCCGCGCGGGTTAAGACACTTCCTGCGCGTGGCGTTAGAGCTGTCCAGCTCCCAGCTGCTCTTCCCGTATGCTGTGCACGAGCTGGAGCCGTCGGATGAGCAGTGTCCCGCGGAGGGGCGTCTCAGTCCTGCGCTGACCGCCAGCAGCGATACGCTCCACCCACAGGAGCGGCCCGGCAGAACCGTACAGCTGGACCCGCACACAGAGTGTTACCACCTCATCCAGGACAAACAGTTTGTGGTTAAAGCATTCAAGCTCTACCACAGAGTCCCATCGTTCGGCTTCTCGGTGGAGGAGCGAGAGCGTCCAGGACGGTTAAACACAGACCTGTTGAAAGAACTAG GTTTGAAGCCGGGGCCTCTGTACGGGTGTCTGAAGAATGGAGAGTCTGTGACTCTAGATAGTGGACGTGTGTTGACCGCCGGTGAGGTGCTGGAGCCGCCGCTGAAGGGCCGGAAGGTGTGTGTGTTCGGGGACTGCAGCGCGCCGCTGGGGGAGGGGTTTAAGAGGGCGTGTCAGGGGGCGGATGTGCTGGTGCACGAGGCCACGCTGGAGGACGGGCAGCAGGAGAAGGCCGTGGAACATGGGCACAGCACTCCCAGCATGGCTGCCGCGGCGGCGCTCGCCTGCGGGGCTCAAACGCTGGTTCTGCACCACTTCAGTCAACGCTACAAACCCCAAACACTGCGGCGAGACGGCGACGATGACGACATCACCGAACTTAAGAGACAGGCTGAGCTCGTGCTGCAGGGGTCACAGACAGAGGTCATCCTCGCTGAAGACTTTCTCACGCTGCCTGTTGCGCTCAAGAAGAATTTGTCCCAGTAA
- the me2 gene encoding NAD-dependent malic enzyme, mitochondrial: protein MLSRLSMSVRPCVSMCRWVHTKEKGKPLMLNPRTNKGMAFTLKERQILGIHGLLPPKIETQDTQAMRFQKNLKKMSDPLQKYIYLMGIQERNERLFYRVLMEDIEALMPIVYTPTVGLACTQYGHIFRRPKGLFITIKDQGHIRSILDNWPETSVKAVVVTDGERILGLGDLGVYGMGIPVGKLCLYTACAGIRPESCLPVCIDVGTDNEKLLRDPFYMGLYQRRDRSQRYDDLIDEFMEAVVDKYGQDTLIQFEDFGNHNAFRFLKKYREKYCTFNDDIQGTASVALAGLLAAQRVLGKPITEHKVLFLGAGEAALGIANLIVMAMMESGMSQAEARKKIWMFDKYGLLVKGRAYETDSNQEGFIHPDPGDVKSFLDAVNVIKPTAIIGVSGAGRLFTHDVIRAMGSLNERPIIFALSNPTAKAECTAEDAYSLTQGRCLFASGSPFAPVSLEDGRILTPGQGNNAYIFPGVALAVILSGVRHISDTVFLEAAKTLVDQLTDEELSQGRLYPPLSNIREVSLQMAIKVVEYVYSKGMAFRYPEPVDKEAYIRSVVWNINYDSFLPEIYDWPGVSHSPVVD from the exons ATGCTGTCCAGATTAAGCATGAGTGTGAGGCCGTGTGTGAGCATGTGCCGATGGGTTCACACGAAAGAAAAGGGGAAACCGCTCATGCTCAACCCACGTACCAACAAG GGAATGGCCTTCACTCTGAAAGAACGGCAGATTTTGGGCATTCATGGTCTGTTGCCTCCAAAGATCGAGACTCAGGACACCCAGGCCATGCGCTTCCAGAAGAACCTGAAGAAGATGTCCGACCCACTGCAGAA GTACATCTATCTAATGGGGATTCAAGAAAGAAACGAGCGTCTCTTCTACCGCGTGCTGATGGAAGACATCGAGGCTCTCATGCCCATCGTCTACACACCTACTGTTGGTCTCGCATGTACTCAGTATGGACATATCTTCAGGCGACCCAA AGGTCTGTTTATCACCATTAAGGACCAAGGACATATTCGTTCCATATTGGATAATTGGCCAGAAACCAGTGTCAAG gcTGTTGTGGTGACAGACGGTGAGCGTATCCTGGGTCTGGGTGATCTGGGAGTGTATGGGATGGGTATTCCTGTAGGAAAGCTGTGTCTTTATACGGCCTGTGCTGGAATCCGGCCAGAGAGTTGCCTGCCGGTCTGCATTGATGTAGGCACGGATAACGAG aagTTACTGAGGGACCCGTTCTACATGGGTCTGTATCAGCGGCGTGACCGTTCCCAGCGCTACGACGATCTCATAGATGAGTTCATGGAGGCTGTGGTGGATAAGTACGGACAGGACACCCTCATCCAATTTGAGGACTTCGGGAACCACAATGCCTTTCGATTTCTGAAGAAATACCGTGAGAAGTACTGCACCTTCAATGATGACATCCAGG GCACTGCATCAGTAGCTCTGGCAGGTTTACTGGCAGCTCAGCGTGTTTTGGGGAAGCCAATAACTGAACATAAAGTTCTGTTTCTGGGGGCTGGAGAG gcTGCTCTGGGAATCGCTAATCTGATCGTCATGGCCATGATGGAGTCAGGAATGTCTCAGGCAGAAGCCAGAAAGAAAATCTGGATGTTTGACAAATATGGTCTGTTAGTAAAG GGCAGAGCTTATGAGACAGATAGTAATCAGGAGGGTTTTATTCACCCTGATCCCGGGGATGTGAAAAGCTTCTTAGACGCTGTCAATGTTATTAAGCCCACGGCGATCATTG GTGTGTCAGGTGCTGGCCGGCTCTTCACTCATGATGTCATCAGAGCAATGGGCAGCTTGAACGAGCGTCCGATTATCTTCGCCCTCAGCAACCCGACTGCCAAGGCAGAGTGTACAGCTGAAGACGCCTACAGCCTCACACAG GGAAGGTGTTTGTTTGCCAGTGGCAGTCCGTTTGCCCCGGTGTCACTAGAAGATGGCAGAATACTGACCCCAGGACAGGGCAACAACGCTTATATATTCCCAG GTGTAGCTCTGGCTGTTATACTCAGTGGAGTGCGACACATCAGTGATACGGTCTTCCTTGAGGCCGCAAAG ACGCTGGTGGATCAGCTGACAGATGAAGAGCTGAGTCAGGGCCGACTGTATCCACCCCTGTCCAACATCAGAGAGGTGTCACTGCAGATGGCCATCAAg GTGGTGGAGTACGTGTATTCAAAGGGAATGGCGTTTCGATACCCAGAGCCTGTGGATAAGGAAGCGTACATCAGATCAGTTGTGTGGAACATCAACTACGATTCGTTTCTGCCCGAGATATACGACTGGCCCGGGGTTTCTCACAGCCCTGTAGTAGACTAG